The following proteins come from a genomic window of Dermacentor albipictus isolate Rhodes 1998 colony chromosome 8, USDA_Dalb.pri_finalv2, whole genome shotgun sequence:
- the LOC135921661 gene encoding uncharacterized protein yields the protein MSGSSRAASAALLGRGIRSTEKPGQDYQMILPTLPTGASVLHTVFLHGDVKARPYRVEHFRDALTRLSLMPEVVALGAYQMNHLWAVTFNEEEGKKRIIAADAFDVKDHRCVVVDPCDRGVRIKLYWLLHGVPDDDVRTALSPFGKVTEITRDRWRVQGCVDKGSTTRTVTIKLKAGVTAEDLPHQLRVAEDVALVHVPGRAPLCLRCRGIGHIRRECRVPRCGLCRRFGHDETQCVRTYATVTGPALKEDVTDHLMDVVDAVEAASEGKETQPSVLTPLKMATTVNEDKPSDGWKDPWDDTVQPTNSTEVEVKEAKETCTSTEVTTGEQHDTDDTVMPTSSSAPAKRLHEEADELEEKDQETGNDEPPPKATPGRRPAFKLKPGVPAKRRSTTQTPPR from the coding sequence ATGTCGGGCTCTTCGCGAGCGGCTTCAGCGGCACTTTTGGGCCGCGGTATCAGGTCAACTGAAAAACCAGGTCAGGACTACCAAATGATTTTACCAACGCTGCCAACAGGTGCGTCCGTGCTGCATACGGTTTTTTTACATGGTGACGTTAAGGCGAGGCCTTACAGAGTGGAACATTTTCGAGACGCTCTTACACGGCTGTCTCTGATGCCGGAAGTGGTTGCGCTGGGTGCATATCAAATGAACCATCTGTGGGCGGTGACTTTCAATGAGGAAGAAGGGAAAAAGAGGATTATCGCTGCGGACGCGTTTGATGTCAAGGACCACCGCTGTGTGGTCGTCGACCCGTGTGACAGAGGCGTCCGCATCAAGCTCTACTGGCTCCTTCACGGTGTACCTGACGACGACGTTCGCACTGCCTTGTCGCCTTTTGGAAAGGTGACTGAGATCACCAGGGACAGGTGGCGGGTACAAGGATGCGTTGACAAAGGGTCAACCACCCGTACTGTCACTATTAAGCTGAAGGCAGGCGTCACCGCTGAAGACTTGCCCCACCAGCTGCGAGTGGCGGAAGATGTTGCGCTCGTGCACGTCCCTGGCAGAGCTCCCCTCTGCCTCCGATGCCGTGGCATCGGGCACATACGACGCGAGTGCCGTGTACCACGCTGTGGGCTTTGTCGTCGTTTCGGCcacgacgagacccagtgcgtCCGAACCTATGCCACAGTGACAGGCCCGGCATTGAAGGAAGATGTCACAGATCACTTGATGGACGTGGTCGACGCAGTGGAAGCCGCAAGTGAAGGGAAAGAGACCCAGCCCTCGGTGTTAACGCCCCTCAAGATGGCAACGACTGTTAATGAAGACAAGCCATCGGACGGCTGGAAAGACCCATGGGATGACACAGTGCAACCAACTAACTCAACAGAGGTCGAGGTAAAAGAGGCCAAAGAAACGTGCACATCAACAGAAGTGACGACCGGCGAACAGCATGACACTGACGACACCGTGATGCCAACGTCAAGTAGTGCACCTGCTAAGAGGCTTCACGAAGAGGCGGATGAGCTAGAGGAAAAGGATCAAGAGACTGGGAATGACGAGCCTCCTCCGAAAGCTACCCCGGGACGCCGACCGGCGTTCAAGCTCAAGCCCGGCGTTCCAGCCAAACGCCGTTCTACAACCCAGACGCCTCCGCGTTAG